The Streptomyces achromogenes DNA segment CTTTCGCAGGCACCCGGGAACGGGCGGGCGAAGAGGGCGGGGCGACGGCGCGGCGGCCCCGGAATCGGGTGTGAGGGAGCCCGGAGAGGGGACTTGGAGTGCAGGCAGGGTCCGGCGGCGTTCCCATGGGAGCCGGCCCGGCCCAGGCTTCTTCGGTTCAGACTGCGTGCCGGAGGAGCCGCCCCCGAGGGGTCAGGAGAGGCTCACGAGAGGCCGCCCTTCTCACACACCCGGCGCGCGACCTCGCGGAGCTTGACGTTGTTCTCCTGCGAGTAGCGGCGCAGCACGTCGAAGGCCTGCTCCTCGCTGAGGTGGTGGCGTCCCATGAGGATGCCCATGGCCTCGCCGATGGCGTGCCGGGTGGCGACGGCCTGCTCCATCTGGGCGTGGGTGCGGGCGCTGGAGAAGGCGACCGCGGCGTGCGAGGCGAGCAGCCAGCCGGCCAGCTCACTGGCCTCGCCGAAGGCGCCGGGCTTGCGCGAGTAGAGGTTCAGCGCGCCGAGATCCTCGTCCTCGGTGAAGAGCAGGAAGCCCATCATGCTGCCCAGGCCGAGTTCGTGGGCCTGGGGGGCGTAGGCGGGCCAGCGCTGATGCTCGACGGTGAGGTCGGCGATGCGGTAGACCCGCTCTCCCGTTCCGCTGCGGGCGGCGTCGAAGCACGGCCCCTCGCCGAGCCGCGCCTGCAGGCGGTCGCTGTCGACGACCACACGATCGGTGGGGGCGAAGGACTCCACCTGCGAGTCGTGCAGCACAAGGATGCCGGCGGCGTCACAGCCGGCCACCAGCTCCGTGGCCGATGTGGTGATCCGCTCGAGGGTGGCGCCGACCGAATCCTGCGCGAGGAGATCCCGCGCCATCGCCGCCATCTGCTGCGCAAACCGGCCCCAGTCCACGCCGCCTCCATTCTCCCGCCTGCGCCTGAACCACCCGCATACCCAGCTTGGCACGCGACTAGCACCACGGTGAGGGCGACGGCCCAGGGGTGTGGGCCGGGGGAGCGGCGCGCCCTCCCGTCGACGGCGGCTGTTCCGGGGGAGCGGCGCGCGCCCTGCCGTCGGCGGGGGCCGCCCACCCCGCCCCCGCCCCGTGCCCCGCCGCCCCTCGCTCCGCCGCCCCACGCGTCCCGCTTCGCGGCCGCCCCACGCCCGCTTCGCGGCCTGCTCCCGGATCCCCCCTCCGGCGACGGGAACTGTGTGCATTCCGCCCGACGGGCACGTCACGACCCCGCGGGGTGGCATGTGTGGCCCGTCTCCGCCCACCAGGGCGTCCGTCCACGCGGCGCGCACGCGCTTCCGACGGCCCCCTGCGCCGTGCGTGCCGCGCGGGCCGAGCGGTCCGTCATTCGGCGAGGGTGGCGGCTCTGTCGGCGTGGCCGCCCGCGCCCAGCAGGCCCGTGGGGCGCAGCGGTTCCTCGGCCTCGAGTCGGGGCAGGGTCCGCCGCGTCGCGCGCAGCACGAGGGGTGGAATCGCCGCCCGGCCCACCTGGGCGAGACGCAGCCACGAGGGGATGTAGACGGCGGTGCGCCGCTGCTCCACCGCACGGGCCAGGCGGGCCGCGACGGCTTCCGCGGGGTGCACACGCCGGGCGGGGAACGGCATGTTGGCCCGCAACTCCCGCAGGGCGGCGTACCGGTCGCCGTCCCGGATCATGTCGGTGTCGATCCAGCTGAGGTAGGCGATGCCCACGGCCACGTCACGGTGTGCGACCTCGGCCCGCAGGGCGTGGGCGAAGGCCTCCACCCCGGATTTCGACGCGCAGTACGCGCTCATCAGCGGGGCGGCGCCGAGGGACGCCAGCGAGGCGATCTGGAGGTGATAGCCGGCGGTCCGCGTCAGGTCGGGCAGGAAGGCCCGGGCCGTCTGCGCGCTGCCGACGAGGTTGACCTCGACCACGCGGCGCCACGTCGCGGCATCGGAACGGGCGAAGAGCCCGGCTTCGGCGACGCCCGCGTTCGCGACGACCGCCGACGGCGGGCCCAGGCGACCGCGGACGGTTTCGGCGGTGTCCTGGAGGGCCTCGTCGTCGGTGACGTCGACCGGCAGGGCCAGCGTGGTCCCCGGCAGCGCGGCGGCGGTCGCCCGCAGCGCCGCCCCGTCGTGGTCGAGCAGGGCCAGCCGCGCCCCCCGTCCGGCGAGCGCGGCCGCGAGTGCCGCTCCCACGCCGCGCGCTGCTCCGGTGATCACGACGGTGCGGTCCTTGAGCGGGCTGGCGTCCACGGCGAGTCCCCTTCTGGTGCTGCGGCCCGGGCCTGGCGGGGTGCGGCCGGGCTCCGGTTCCGGCTCCGTAGCGGCTCCGTACCAGCGGCTGTCGCCCGTGCCGTGCCGTGCCGTGCCGGGCTCAGCCCGGACGGTCGCTTCCGTCGACGGCCGGACGGGCGGTGTGGGCGGGGTGGCCGGCGGTGCGGCGCGCCTCCTTCATCTCGGCCTCGTACAGGTGGTCGCGGCCCTGAGCCAGCTGGTTCACTGCCTCCCGCGCGAGGTGTGTGAACGGCTGGTGGTAGGTCGCGTCGTACGCCTCGACGATCTGGAAGGTCCAGTGCCCCGGGATGACGTTGCGGCCCAGGATCTCCGCGTGCACCTTGTCGGCCCATTCGGGGTGGCCCGCCTTGCGCAGCAGCTCGACGGCCTCGTCCAGTTGCAGGTCCGCGGTGCCGGTCAGCTGATGGAAGCTGTAGAGGTGGCCTCGTGCGCGTTCGGTGGTCTCCAACGCCTTGGACAGCGCCCCGAGCGCTTCCACGGTCTCGTCGCTGACGCCTTCCGGGCGCCGGTGGGCGCGGTCGGGACGGTCCGGCGCAGGGGTGTGGCCGGCGCCGTCCTTCGGGATGTCCATGGTGAGGTCCGTTCCTTGTGCGAAGCGGCTCGCGGCCGAGGGGAGGGGCGGGGGCGGGTCGGGGCGTCACGGTGCGTGCGGTGTCTTCCGGCCGGTGCGGTCCCGGCGGGTGAGGACGCGTTGGGCGCGGGTGAGACCCGAGAGCCGCTGCCGGTGCAGTGCGGCGCGGGCGGCGTTGGCTCCCGGGGCCCCGTGGACGCCTCCGCCCGGGTGCGCGGAGGCCGAGGCGAGGTAAAGCCCCTTGACGGGTGTCTCCGGGCGGCCCGTTCCGGGCACGGGGCGGAAGACGAGTTGCTGGTGCATGGCCGTCGTGCCGCCGTTGATCGCGCCTCCGTGCAGATTGCTGTCCAGCGCCTGGAGCGTGGGCGGGGCCAGGATGCGCCGGGCCCGGACGACGGAGCGGAATCCCGGAGCGAATCGTTCGACCTGGCGTTCGATCCGGTCGGCCATGATCTCCTGCTCCCGGGGGCTCCAGGCGCCCGTCAGCCCCTCGCCGCCCGCGTCCGACGTGACGACCTGCGGAAGATGGGTGTAAGCCCAGGCGGCCTCGGTGCCCCGGGGCGAGCGTGACGCGTCCGCCGTGGTCATCTGGCCGAACAGGGCGAACGGCCGGTCGGGCACCTGGCCCATGGCGATCTGGGCCGCGAAGCGGGTGAGCTCGTCCACGCCGTCCGCCAGATGGACGGTGCCCGCCTGCGCGGCGGACGCGGCCCGCCAGGGCACGGGACCGTCGCACGCCCAGTCCACCTTGAAGGTCGCGAAGTCCCACTCGAAGCGCCTGAGATCGTCGAGCACCTGGGACGGCAGGTGCTCGGCGTCGACGAGCCCGCCGTACAGCGCCGACGCCGACACGTCCGCGAGGACGGCGCGCCGCGCGGCCACCGTCTCGCCCTCGGCGGTGCGCACGCCGACGGCTCGCCCGTCCCGCACGATCACCCGCTGCACGCGCTGCCCACAGTGCAGGACGCCGCCACGCGACCGCAGCCGGCGCACGAGGGCCTCGGTCAGCGCCCCCGCGCCGCCGACCGGCACGGGAAAGCCGAAGCTCTGCCCGAGCATGGACATCAGCCAGCCGAAGCCCCCGCTCCCCGCGGCCTCCGGAGCCAGGTCGGCGTGCAGCGCGTTCCCGGCCAGCAGCAGCCTGCCGCCCTCCCCCCGGAACTCCTCTCTCCCCATGCGGCGCACCGGCAGGATCAGCGTCCGGGCCATCCGCAGCCCCCCGGCGCCCCTGAGCCTCGCGGCGAGCCGGGCGGTGGCGCGCACCGGCGGGAACGGGGTGAACAGGGCGTCCAGAATGTCCGGGGCGAGGCGCTCCCACGTGTCGTGCAGGCGCCTCCACGCGTCCCCGTCGCCGGGATGGAAGGCGTCGAGGGAGTCGGCGGTGGCGTCGAGGTCCCGGGCGAGCACCGCGCACCTGCCGTCGGTGAGCGGATGGGCCAGCACGCGGGGCGCGTGGCTCCAGCGCAGCCCGTGATCGCCCAGCCGCAGCCGCCGCAGCACGGGCGACGCGGCGGCGAGCGGATAGAACGAGCTGAAGAGGTCGTTGACGAACTCCGGGTCGACCTCCCGGTCGTGACGCACCGCGCCACCGGGTTCCGGCTGCTCCTCCAGGACCTCCACGCTCCAGCCCTCGTCGGCGAGCAGATTGGCCGCCACCAGCCCGTTGGGGCCGGCGCCGATCACCACCACATCAGGCATTTCCGCCGCCGACGCCGTGCGCTGCCTCCCTGCGCCCGCGCAGGTCCGACAGCCGTTCGGACCGGCCCTGCTCCTCGCACACCCGGGCGAGCCGGGCGAGCATCGCGCGGTGCCGCAGCTGGATCAGTCCTTCGAAACCCACGTTGTGGAGCCGCCCGCTCGCTCCCTGGAGCGGATGTTCGTCCACGATCACCAGGCAGTGCTCGCCCCAGG contains these protein-coding regions:
- a CDS encoding GAF and ANTAR domain-containing protein, giving the protein MAAMARDLLAQDSVGATLERITTSATELVAGCDAAGILVLHDSQVESFAPTDRVVVDSDRLQARLGEGPCFDAARSGTGERVYRIADLTVEHQRWPAYAPQAHELGLGSMMGFLLFTEDEDLGALNLYSRKPGAFGEASELAGWLLASHAAVAFSSARTHAQMEQAVATRHAIGEAMGILMGRHHLSEEQAFDVLRRYSQENNVKLREVARRVCEKGGLS
- a CDS encoding phytoene desaturase family protein — protein: MPDVVVIGAGPNGLVAANLLADEGWSVEVLEEQPEPGGAVRHDREVDPEFVNDLFSSFYPLAAASPVLRRLRLGDHGLRWSHAPRVLAHPLTDGRCAVLARDLDATADSLDAFHPGDGDAWRRLHDTWERLAPDILDALFTPFPPVRATARLAARLRGAGGLRMARTLILPVRRMGREEFRGEGGRLLLAGNALHADLAPEAAGSGGFGWLMSMLGQSFGFPVPVGGAGALTEALVRRLRSRGGVLHCGQRVQRVIVRDGRAVGVRTAEGETVAARRAVLADVSASALYGGLVDAEHLPSQVLDDLRRFEWDFATFKVDWACDGPVPWRAASAAQAGTVHLADGVDELTRFAAQIAMGQVPDRPFALFGQMTTADASRSPRGTEAAWAYTHLPQVVTSDAGGEGLTGAWSPREQEIMADRIERQVERFAPGFRSVVRARRILAPPTLQALDSNLHGGAINGGTTAMHQQLVFRPVPGTGRPETPVKGLYLASASAHPGGGVHGAPGANAARAALHRQRLSGLTRAQRVLTRRDRTGRKTPHAP
- a CDS encoding short-chain dehydrogenase/reductase, which produces MDASPLKDRTVVITGAARGVGAALAAALAGRGARLALLDHDGAALRATAAALPGTTLALPVDVTDDEALQDTAETVRGRLGPPSAVVANAGVAEAGLFARSDAATWRRVVEVNLVGSAQTARAFLPDLTRTAGYHLQIASLASLGAAPLMSAYCASKSGVEAFAHALRAEVAHRDVAVGIAYLSWIDTDMIRDGDRYAALRELRANMPFPARRVHPAEAVAARLARAVEQRRTAVYIPSWLRLAQVGRAAIPPLVLRATRRTLPRLEAEEPLRPTGLLGAGGHADRAATLAE